One window from the genome of Osmerus eperlanus chromosome 3, fOsmEpe2.1, whole genome shotgun sequence encodes:
- the LOC134016700 gene encoding potassium voltage-gated channel subfamily E member 2-like, which yields MTFDWSNFTVHLEDSLTGAMGRYLDNWRRNTSEAEQTLDKILAEENFRNVIWYLIVMIGMFAFIMVAILVSTVKSKRREHSDDPYHKYIEEDWTANIQQSNVITNPTATDRI from the coding sequence ATGACATTTGATTGGTCAAACTTTACCGTCCATCTGGAGGACTCTCTGACTGGGGCTATGGGCCGCTATCTTGACAACTGGCGTCGGAACACCTCTGAGGCTGAGCAGACACTGGATAAAATACTGGCAGAGGAGAACTTCAGAAATGTGATCTGGTACCTGATAGTGATGATTGGCATGTTTGCTTTCATCATGGTGGCCATCTTGGTGAGCACAGTCAAGTCCAAGAGGAGAGAGCACTCAGATGACCCCTACCATAAATATATAGAGGAGGACTGGACGGCCAATATACAGCAAAGTAATGTCATCACCAACCCCACAGCTACAGACCGCATTTAG
- the slc5a3b gene encoding sodium/myo-inositol cotransporter yields the protein MSPKMEAWDIAVVVLYFILVLGIGFLAMWKANRSTVTGYFLAGRSMTWVVVGASLFVSNIGSEHFIGLAGSGAASGFAVGAWEFNAILLLQLLGWVFIPVYIHSGVYTMPEYLSKRYGGDRLKVYFACLSLLLYIFTKLSVDLYAGAIFIQESLGWNLYLSIVLLISMTALLTVTGGLAAVMYTDMLQAVLMIGGALSLTVISMHKVGGLEGVRTKYMQAVPNITAIMASGNFSYSPSCRVEPKPNSLRILRGPLDEDIPWPGFLLGQTPASIWYWCADQVIVQRVLAAKNIAHAKGSTLMAGVLKVLPMFLIVIPGMISRILFVDEIACIGPEHCLAVCGSKAGCSNIAYPRLVMSVMPVGLRGLMMAVMIAALMSDLDSIFNSASTIFTLDIYQTARRGASQKELLLVGRMFVVFMVVISIAWVPVIIEMQGGQMYLYIQEMAGYLTPPIAALFLLGVFWRRCNETGAFWGGMTGCMLGTVRLILAFIYREPPCDKPDERPFFIKHIHYMYVAAGLFWLTGLVAVVVSLCTPPPDRERVWTTTIWGLQKIRKVLRDDREVSYRFTERSPVHSTGNGSIHKDLPVDLRKDPCLDGANIKLLVPSIEPKTPSTTGTTPSTTPGDQRDNSHEGCLEDKGKGFCLKVLNQVSGRILGAKEGIPCKFSKEDDEASNIMMLYEPPRIKMFLNLGLVLVCSLGVFLFVYFSL from the coding sequence ATGAGTCCAAAGATGGAGGCTTGGGATATTGCCGTTGTAGTGCTCTACTTTATCCTGGTACTGGGTATTGGCTTCCTGGCCATGTGGAAGGCCAACCGAAGCACAGTCACTGGATACTTCCTGGCAGGACGCTCAATGACCTGGGTGGTAGTGGGGGCATCACTTTTTGTCAGCAACATCGGCAGCGAACACTTCATTGGTCTGGCCGGTTCAGGAGCAGCCAGCGGTTTTGCTGTGGGTGCCTGGGAGTTTAACGCCATCTTACTGCTACAGCTGCTTGGTTGGGTGTTCATCCCTGTCTACATCCACTCTGGGGTTTACACAATGCCAGAATACCTGTCCAAGCGCTATGGGGGCGACAGGTTGAAGGTGTACTTTGCTTGCCTGTCTCTTCTGCTTTACATATTCACCAAACTCTCTGTAGACCTGTACGCTGGAGCAATTTTCATCCAGGAATCACTGGGCTGGAACCTGTACCTGTCAATTGTCCTACTCATCAGTATGACTGCTCTACTCACAGTGACTGGTGGACTGGCGGCTGTTATGTACACCGACATGTTGCAGGCGGTGTTGATGATTGGTGGAGCCCTCAGCCTGACTGTCATTAGCATGCATAAGGTGGGTGGTCTAGAGGGTGTCAGAACCAAATACATGCAGGCAGTCCCCAACATAACGGCCATCATGGCTAGTGGGAACTTCTCTTACTCCCCCTCCTGTCGAGTGGAGCCCAAGCCCAACTCCCTGCGCATTCTACGAGGCCCCCTGGATGAGGACATCCCCTGGCCGGGGTTCCTTCTGGGCCAGACCCCGGCCTCCATTTGGTATTGGTGTGCTGACCAAGTGATTGTCCAGAGGGTGCTGGCAGCCAAGAACATTGCTCATGCAAAGGGTTCCACTCTCATGGCTGGGGTCCTGAAGGTTCTCCCCATGTTTCTCATTGTCATCCCTGGGATGAtctccaggatcctgtttgtagATGAGATCGCCTGCATCGGGCCAGAGCAttgtttggctgtgtgtggctcCAAGGCCGGCTGCTCAAACATTGCCTACCCTCGGCTAGTAATGTCCGTAATGCCTGTGGGACTGCGGGGGCTAATGATGGCCGTGATGATTGCTGCGCTGATGAGTGATCTGGATTCGATTTTTAACAGTGCCAGCACCATCTTTACCCTGGACATCTACCAGACCGCCAGGCGTGGTGCATCCCAGAaggagctgctgctggtggGCCGTATGTTTGTGGTTTTCATGGTGGTCATCAGCATCGCCTGGGTCCCTGTCATCATCGAGATGCAGGGTGGACAGATGTACCTCTACATACAGGAAATGGCTGGCTATCTGACTCCGCCCATTGCTGCCCTCTTCCTGCTAGGAGTCTTCTGGAGGCGTTGCAATGAGACGGGTGCATTCTGGGGAGGCATGACAGGGTGTATGCTTGGGACGGTCCGTCTGATCCTGGCCTTTATCTACCGGGAGCCTCCCTGTGACAAGCCTGACGAGCGGCCATTTTTTATCAAGCACATCCACTACATGTATGTCGCGGCGGGTCTGTTTTGGCTCACTGGGTTGGTGGCGGTGGTGGTCAGCCTCTGCACTCCCCCACCTGATAGGGAACGTGTCTGGACCACCACTATTTGGGGGCTGCAAAAAATCCGGAAGGTTCTCCGGGATGACCGGGAGGTGTCTTACCGGTTTACAGAAAGGAGCCCGGTACACAGTACTGGCAACGGGAGTATCCATAAGGACCTTCCAGTGGATCTGCGTAAAGACCCATGTCTAGACGGGGCCAACATCAAGCTCCTTGTCCCATCTATTGAGCCTAAGACCCCCAGCACCACAGGGACGACCCCATCAACTACACCTGGTGACCAACGTGATAATAGCCACGAGGGCTGCCTTGAAGACAAGGGAAAGGGGTTCTGCCTGAAAGTGCTCAACCAGGTCAGTGGCAGAATACTAGGAGCTAAGGAAGGGATCCCATGCAAGTTTTCAAAGGAGGACGATGAGGCGTCCAATATCATGATGTTGTACGAGCCTCCGAGAATCAAAATGTTCCTCAACCTGGGTCTGGTGCTGGTGTGCTCCCTTGGGGTGTTCCTGTTTGTCTACTTCTCTCTGTAG